The following proteins are co-located in the Castanea sativa cultivar Marrone di Chiusa Pesio chromosome 8, ASM4071231v1 genome:
- the LOC142606331 gene encoding uncharacterized protein LOC142606331, which translates to MVFPTKLAVRHALTWYAVRENFSFKNEHSDSERLMVWDAKKKAVAAIYRDFKEFCAKLPRFLAVLKDTSSGTKYKLLVDDNYEWGTCPFNSIFWAFHPCIVGFKHCRPVISIDATHLYGKYKGKLMIAMVTDANSKIYPLAFAIVESESTET; encoded by the exons ATGGTATTCCCCACTAAATTAGCGGTGCGACATGCGTTGACCTGGTATGCAGTACGGGAGAATTTCAGCTTCAAAAATGAGCATTCAGACTCAGAGAGACTTATG GTATGGGATGCCAAAAAAAAGGCTGTTGCTGCTATATACAGGGATTTTAAGGAGTTTTGTGCAAAGTTGCCCCGTTTTTTGGCAGTACTTAAGGATACCAGTTCGGGTACAAAGTATAAGTTACTAGTGGACGATAATTATGAATGGGGAACTTGTCCATTCAACTCCATATTTTGGGCGTTTCATCCGTGTATTGTTGGGTTCAAACACTGTAGGCCTGTGATCAGCATTGATGCAACCCACctctatggaaaatataaagggaaattgatgattgcaatggtgACAGATGCTAATAGTAAGATTTATCCACTAGCCTTCGCCATTGTCGAGAGCGAGAGCACAGAGACTTGA
- the LOC142606960 gene encoding serine/threonine-protein phosphatase 7 long form homolog, producing the protein MDLHGAGPSVQPLLTRQLVHCSSSRWDVPLVGEEVSSVLTCRHRFISVPEGGLDPQISAYIADVGLEGLLRVPNIDLDHALITTLVERWQLETHSFHLPHGEMAIMLQDMEVIIRVLVDDLPVVGFTHMQDWGNLCAELLGHRLPNRKVGASKNIAVMEGLRVKVC; encoded by the exons ATGGATCTACATGGAGCGGGACCCTCTGTCCAACCTTTGTTGACGAGGCAGCTTGTGCATTGTTCAAGTTCGCGTTGGGATGTTCCTTTGGTAGGTGAG GAAGTATCAAGTGTACTGACTTGTCGTCACCGATTTATAAGTGTGCCTGAAGGTGGGTTAGATCCACAAATTTCTGCTTATATCGCAGATGTGGGGTTAGAGGGGCTACTTCGGGTTCCAAATATAGACCTTGACCATGCATTGATCACGACGTTGGTGGAGAGATGGCAGCTAGAGACACACTCATTCCACTTGCCCCATGGTGAGATGGCCATCATGCTACAAGACATGGAGGTTATAATAAGGGTACTTGTAGATGACTTGCCGGTGGTGGGATTTACCCATATGCAAGATTGGGGCAACCTCTGCGCTGAATTGCTAGGGCATAGGCTGCCAAACAGAAAAGTCGGTGCTAGTAAGAACATCGCAGTGATGGAAGGGCTGAGGGTAAAAGTGTGTTAG
- the LOC142606959 gene encoding non-specific phospholipase C2, whose translation MATKMFYILSMLLLLLHSPIHASPIKTIVVLVMENRSFDHMLGWMKKLNPEINGVTGSEWNALSVTDPNSKRFYFNNKSQYVDPDPGHSFQAIREQVFGSGDTSANPPPMNGFVQQAFAMDNTTTMSQDVMNGFEPDTVPVYKALVSEFAVFDRWFASIPTSTQPNRLYVHSGTSAGLTSNIAAELEKGLPQRTTFEDLADAGISFGIYYQSLPTVLFYRNLRKLKYVGNFHEYGLSFKNDAKKGKLPGYVVVEQRYFDNKLNPANDDHPSHDVYNGQMFVKEVYETLRASPQWNETLLVITYDEHGGFYDHVPTPVSGVPNPDGIVGPEPFNFKFDRLGVRVPTIVISPWIEKGTVVHGPNGSPFPTSEYEHSSIPATVKKLFNLSSPFLTKRVEWAGSFEGLVQTRIEPRTDCPDQLPTPVKIRSTEANEEAKVTEFQQELLQLAAVLKGENVFTSFPDKIGKGMNVRQGKEYVDDAVKRFFEAGLYAKKMGVDEEQIVQMRPSLTTRPSKSPSKNP comes from the exons ATGGCTACCAAAATGTTTTACATCTTATCCatgctcctcctcctcctccacagCCCAATTCATGCAAGTCCCATCAAAACCATTGTTGTCCTTGTGATGGAGAACAGGTCCTTTGATCACATGCTGGGTTGGATGAAGAAACTGAACCCAGAAATCAATGGTGTCACTGGCTCTGAATGGAATGCACTCTCTGTCACTGACCCAAACTCCAAGCGATTCTACTTCAACAACAAGTCCCAATACGTGGACCCTGACCCAGGCCACTCTTTCCAAGCCATACGTGAACAAGTGTTTGGGTCTGGTGACACCTCAGCTAACCCACCTCCCATGAATGGCTTTGTTCAACAAGCTTTCGCTATGGATAACACTACCACCATGTCTCAAGATGTCATGAATGGCTTTGAACCCGACACCGTTCCTGTGTACAAAGCTCTCGTCTCTGAGTTTGCAGTGTTTGACAG GTGGTTTGCTTCGATACCCACCTCGACACAGCCGAACAGGCTTTACGTGCATTCAGGAACTTCAGCTGGATTAACAAGCAACATCGCCGCAGAACTAGAAAAGGGACTCCCACAAAGAACAACCTTTGAAGACCTTGCCGACGCCGGAATATCCTTCGGAATATACTACCAGTCTCTACCCACTGTCCTTTTCTACAGAAACCTAAGGAAGCTCAAGTACGTGGGCAACTTCCATGAATACGGCTTGTCGTTTAAGAATGATGCAAAAAAAGGCAAGCTCCCAGGTTATGTTGTGGTGGAACAGCGTTACTTTGACAATAAATTGAATCCAGCCAATGATGATCATCCATCACACGATGTGTACAATGGTCAAATGTTTGTGAAGGAGGTGTATGAGACACTGAGGGCTAGCCCACAGTGGAATGAAACCCTTTTGGTGATCACGTACGACGAGCATGGTGGGTTCTATGATCATGTGCCTACACCAGTGAGTGGGGTCCCTAATCCTGATGGGATTGTGGGACCTGAACCttttaatttcaagtttgaTCGTCTGGGTGTTAGGGTCCCTACCATTGTCATCTCTCCTTGGATTGAAAAGGGCACTG TTGTCCATGGGCCCAATGGTTCACCGTTTCCAACATCAGAATATGAACACTCATCCATCCCAGCAACAGTGAAGAAGCTTTTCAACTTGTCCTCACCCTTTCTAACCAAGAGGGTTGAATGGGCTGGCTCCTTTGAAGGACTTGTCCAAACAAGAATAGAACCCAGAACTGATTGCCCAG ATCAACTTCCTACTCCAGTGAAGATTAGGAGTACTGAGGCTAATGAAGAGGCCAAGGTGACTGAATTCCAGCAAGAGCTATTGCAGCTAGCGGCTGTCCTAAAAGGAGAAAATGTCTTCACAAGTTTCCCAGACAAAATAGGGAAGGGAATGAATGTTAGGCAAGGGAAGGAGTATGTAGATGATGCTGTAAAACGCTTCTTTGAGGCTGGGCTTTATGCCAAGAAAATGGGAGTCGATGAAGAACAAATTGTCCAAATGAGGCCCTCTCTCACTACAAGGCCATCAAAATCTCCAAGCAAAAATCCATAA